One region of Microbacterium rhizosphaerae genomic DNA includes:
- a CDS encoding ABC transporter substrate-binding protein: protein MLAAISALVVLAGCASVTPTKASDVSGFTPVAQDGKAALNVLVDPTRQAAVEAYQKAHPDVKLTVETFDGTGLQAKMSLYDKSGSGWPDVVFSPATNDVAWASKSSGSGAQPYAAPLNQKLIPQSTLDGWATGSLAPCQSNGNTYCLRNDLAQTVTWYNKTLFDQWGYAVPKTWEDFQALGLKVAKEHPGYLVGQFGDPNALDVYFWASRCPAQETTDKPDTLKVNTSTPECTKMAKLLDTLLDAGVMGKQSYFEKGLDGSKVLMAVGPSWFGKYLFDATYKTPAGRIGVADQPQWAGESTASNGNVGGGVWMVSSHSKNLKAATDLVTWATSDAGFQKSAPTYPANKAAATAWLTNPENIAYFATDVKAPLQTAADQVWKGWAFATFSDQDPFKNVILTGINAGKSVTSLLPDWQTEITNTAKAAGYKVVQ from the coding sequence GTGCTCGCAGCAATCAGCGCGCTCGTCGTTCTCGCCGGCTGCGCGAGCGTCACGCCCACGAAGGCGAGCGATGTCAGCGGCTTCACGCCGGTCGCGCAGGACGGGAAGGCGGCGTTGAACGTCCTCGTCGATCCGACGCGGCAGGCCGCGGTCGAGGCGTATCAGAAGGCGCACCCGGATGTGAAGCTGACGGTGGAAACCTTCGACGGCACGGGGCTGCAGGCCAAGATGTCGCTGTACGACAAGTCCGGATCCGGGTGGCCGGATGTGGTGTTCTCGCCGGCGACGAATGATGTGGCGTGGGCGTCGAAGTCCAGCGGCAGCGGGGCGCAGCCGTATGCCGCGCCTCTCAACCAGAAGCTCATCCCGCAGTCGACGCTCGACGGATGGGCAACGGGGTCGCTTGCTCCATGTCAGTCGAACGGGAACACATACTGTCTGCGCAACGACCTCGCACAGACGGTGACCTGGTACAACAAGACACTGTTCGACCAGTGGGGATACGCCGTCCCGAAGACCTGGGAGGACTTCCAGGCGCTGGGCTTGAAGGTCGCCAAGGAGCACCCCGGGTATCTCGTCGGCCAGTTCGGCGACCCGAACGCGCTCGATGTGTACTTCTGGGCGAGCCGCTGCCCGGCCCAGGAGACGACGGACAAGCCCGACACCCTGAAGGTCAACACGTCGACCCCGGAGTGCACGAAGATGGCGAAGCTGCTGGACACCCTGCTCGACGCAGGAGTCATGGGCAAGCAGAGCTACTTCGAGAAGGGTCTGGACGGGTCGAAGGTGCTGATGGCAGTCGGGCCGTCATGGTTCGGCAAGTACTTGTTCGACGCGACTTACAAGACTCCCGCGGGCCGGATCGGCGTCGCCGACCAGCCGCAGTGGGCCGGGGAGTCGACGGCGTCGAACGGGAACGTCGGCGGCGGAGTCTGGATGGTCTCCTCGCACTCGAAGAACCTGAAAGCGGCGACGGATCTCGTCACCTGGGCGACCAGTGACGCCGGCTTCCAGAAGTCGGCGCCCACGTACCCGGCGAACAAGGCGGCGGCGACAGCCTGGCTGACCAACCCGGAGAACATCGCGTACTTCGCGACCGACGTCAAGGCGCCGCTGCAGACGGCGGCTGACCAGGTGTGGAAGGGCTGGGCGTTCGCGACCTTCTCCGACCAGGATCCGTTCAAGAACGTCATCCTCACCGGCATCAACGCGGGCAAGAGCGTGACGTCGCTGCTGCCGGACTGGCAGACGGAGATCACGAACACCGCGAAGGCAGCCGGCTACAAGGTCGTGCAGTAG
- a CDS encoding carbohydrate ABC transporter permease: protein MSTHAQSAKRSLSPERSNKAGYLFVAGYTILLVAFGVVPTVYALALAFTNDQWQFTGLGQFMVVVTDFRFARSMANLGAYIALWLTAIVVFAVGLALILRNRVNQRMSVFWRFLFYLPGALAGVASALVWMFMLSPQVSPVAPLLHAIGWTDFGTIVQPQNLPAIFTVMAFWVGAGGWIIIMYGAVNNISDEVMEAARIDGASSWQLAWHIQIPMIRQWIVYMVILAFAAGTQIFVEPQMLGVASKQVDITWSPNQLAYQFAFGPMSNANAAAALSVLLLAVGLVVAVLLVTRSGLFTVEAED from the coding sequence GTGAGCACACACGCGCAGTCGGCGAAGCGCTCGCTCTCGCCCGAGCGCAGCAACAAGGCCGGCTACCTGTTCGTCGCCGGATACACCATCCTGCTGGTCGCATTCGGGGTCGTCCCCACCGTCTACGCCCTGGCACTCGCGTTCACGAACGATCAGTGGCAGTTCACCGGGCTCGGGCAGTTCATGGTCGTGGTCACCGACTTCCGGTTCGCGCGCTCCATGGCGAACCTGGGCGCCTACATCGCCCTGTGGCTGACCGCGATCGTTGTGTTCGCCGTCGGACTGGCGCTGATCCTGCGCAACCGCGTGAACCAGCGGATGTCGGTCTTCTGGCGGTTCCTCTTCTACCTGCCAGGCGCCCTCGCCGGGGTAGCCAGTGCTCTGGTGTGGATGTTCATGCTCTCGCCGCAGGTGAGCCCGGTCGCCCCGCTGCTGCACGCGATCGGCTGGACGGATTTCGGCACGATCGTGCAGCCGCAGAACCTGCCCGCCATCTTCACTGTGATGGCGTTCTGGGTCGGCGCGGGTGGCTGGATCATCATCATGTACGGCGCCGTGAACAACATCTCCGACGAAGTCATGGAGGCCGCCAGGATCGACGGCGCGTCCTCGTGGCAGCTCGCATGGCACATCCAGATCCCCATGATCCGGCAGTGGATCGTGTACATGGTGATCCTCGCGTTCGCCGCGGGCACGCAGATCTTCGTCGAGCCGCAGATGCTGGGCGTCGCCAGCAAGCAGGTGGACATCACGTGGTCGCCCAACCAGCTCGCCTACCAGTTCGCGTTCGGACCGATGTCGAACGCGAACGCCGCGGCCGCACTCTCTGTGCTGCTGCTCGCCGTCGGGCTGGTCGTCGCGGTGCTGCTGGTCACCCGTTCCGGGCTGTTCACCGTGGAGGCGGAAGACTGA
- a CDS encoding enolase C-terminal domain-like protein yields MKITHIEVHAVSVPPVDPPFRWRAGLPGSAEYGPSEGVVLRVGTDEGVDGAAFFSRLGARDVVGHLVERVYRPEYLGKDPLLREWHYDRMWELDRLHEFPLPVFGLIDIALWDLAGRAAGLPVWKLMGGMRESIPAYASTVTFDTTEQFLDVASQCIELGYPAIKLHAWGDAKRDAALCLALREHVGDEMDLMYDGSAGFDLPDAIYLGKALSDANYRWYEEPMREFSVNAYRELARAVDVPLLSAETSDGAYMNSADFIAAGAATFGVRTSAGLRGGMTGAMRTAHLADSFRVRAEVHGGGVTAEHLCMAISNTTYYESLVTSTAVTRESVVDADGLLHAPTEPGIALPPGLAYPEAVRHLARAA; encoded by the coding sequence ATGAAGATCACGCACATCGAGGTGCACGCGGTGTCCGTTCCGCCGGTCGACCCCCCGTTCCGCTGGCGCGCAGGATTACCCGGCAGCGCCGAGTACGGGCCGAGCGAAGGCGTAGTGCTGCGGGTCGGCACGGACGAGGGAGTGGATGGAGCGGCATTCTTCTCGCGCTTGGGTGCTCGTGATGTGGTCGGGCATCTCGTCGAGCGCGTGTACCGGCCTGAGTACCTCGGCAAGGACCCACTGCTGCGGGAGTGGCACTATGACCGCATGTGGGAGCTCGACCGCCTGCACGAGTTCCCGCTCCCTGTCTTCGGACTGATCGACATCGCCCTGTGGGATCTCGCGGGTCGCGCGGCGGGCCTGCCGGTGTGGAAGCTGATGGGCGGCATGCGCGAATCGATTCCCGCGTACGCGTCCACGGTCACGTTCGACACGACCGAGCAGTTCCTGGATGTCGCGTCCCAGTGCATCGAGCTCGGCTACCCGGCGATCAAGCTCCACGCATGGGGCGATGCGAAGCGGGATGCGGCGCTGTGTCTCGCGCTGCGGGAGCACGTGGGGGACGAGATGGACCTCATGTACGACGGGTCGGCCGGGTTCGATCTGCCGGATGCCATCTACCTGGGTAAGGCGCTGTCGGATGCGAACTACCGGTGGTACGAGGAACCCATGCGCGAGTTCAGTGTGAACGCCTACCGCGAGCTGGCCCGCGCGGTCGACGTGCCGCTGCTGTCGGCCGAGACCTCGGACGGCGCATATATGAACAGCGCCGACTTCATCGCGGCCGGAGCCGCCACGTTCGGGGTGCGCACGAGTGCAGGGCTTCGCGGCGGGATGACGGGCGCCATGCGCACCGCGCACCTCGCCGACTCGTTCCGCGTCCGCGCCGAAGTCCATGGGGGAGGCGTGACGGCCGAGCACCTGTGCATGGCCATCTCGAACACGACGTACTACGAGTCGCTCGTCACCTCCACCGCGGTCACGCGTGAATCCGTGGTGGACGCGGACGGACTCCTGCACGCTCCGACCGAACCCGGCATCGCGCTTCCACCGGGCCTCGCCTACCCCGAGGCCGTTCGTCATCTCGCGCGGGCTGCATAG
- a CDS encoding MFS transporter: MPTPSNDEPLVTPRPAAVPMPVVDATTLEELAEHPGADLPKVGARYIWFMVLAQFGVFMAFITPIAISLAIRVQGLAPGHAEYLGYITGAGALFVMLSSPFMGVWSDRTRTRIGRRRPFMIGGMVVGVISLVWMAVAPSVLLLGVGWVLAQWGWGTVLSNLQISTADRLPESQRGKVGGLTGFATQIAPVFGVVIAQFFTSDALLLFLVPGAVGVVLVTLFVTLVHEDDSRGLPKDQLTLGRLLRKYVYKPSRFPDFSWNWLGRFLFYFGLTLNTTFTAFFFAERLGVTVDKVAGVIAALGGIGVLATTVGAIGGGFLSDRLRRRRVFLVLGGAVMAAGMTTMALSTSLPLLVTGSLVVSVGIGLFAAVDQALLLDVLPEKDTDAGRFMGITGFATSIPQSVAPLVASAILLIGVTGGQKNYTLLFLVAAALVLLGGLVILRIRSVR, translated from the coding sequence ATGCCGACCCCGAGCAACGACGAACCGCTCGTCACCCCGCGTCCCGCCGCCGTTCCGATGCCGGTCGTCGACGCCACCACTCTCGAGGAGCTCGCCGAGCATCCCGGCGCAGACCTGCCGAAGGTCGGTGCCCGCTACATCTGGTTCATGGTCCTGGCGCAGTTCGGCGTCTTCATGGCCTTCATCACCCCCATCGCGATCTCGCTCGCGATCCGCGTCCAGGGTCTCGCGCCCGGCCACGCGGAGTACCTCGGCTACATCACCGGCGCCGGCGCGCTGTTCGTGATGCTGAGCTCCCCCTTCATGGGGGTGTGGAGCGACCGCACGCGCACCCGCATCGGCCGTCGCCGCCCGTTCATGATCGGCGGCATGGTCGTCGGCGTGATCTCCCTGGTGTGGATGGCTGTCGCCCCGTCCGTCCTGCTGCTCGGGGTCGGGTGGGTCCTCGCGCAGTGGGGATGGGGCACCGTGCTGAGCAACCTGCAGATCTCCACCGCGGATCGGCTCCCGGAGTCGCAGCGCGGCAAGGTCGGCGGCCTGACCGGCTTCGCAACGCAGATCGCACCCGTGTTCGGTGTCGTGATCGCACAGTTCTTCACCTCTGATGCTCTCCTGCTCTTCCTCGTCCCCGGCGCCGTGGGTGTCGTCCTGGTGACGCTGTTCGTGACTCTCGTGCACGAGGACGACAGCCGCGGGCTGCCGAAGGACCAGCTGACGCTCGGACGGCTTCTGCGCAAGTACGTCTACAAGCCGTCGCGCTTCCCGGACTTCTCCTGGAACTGGCTCGGGCGCTTCCTGTTCTATTTCGGTCTGACGCTGAACACGACCTTCACGGCCTTCTTCTTCGCCGAGCGCCTGGGCGTCACCGTCGACAAGGTGGCCGGCGTCATCGCCGCTCTCGGGGGGATCGGCGTGCTCGCCACGACCGTGGGCGCGATCGGCGGCGGCTTCCTCTCCGACCGGCTCCGCAGGCGCCGCGTCTTCCTCGTGCTCGGCGGTGCCGTCATGGCCGCGGGCATGACGACCATGGCCCTCTCCACCTCGCTGCCCCTCCTCGTCACCGGGTCCCTCGTGGTGTCGGTCGGAATCGGACTCTTCGCCGCCGTGGACCAGGCCCTGCTGCTGGACGTCCTGCCGGAGAAGGACACCGACGCGGGCCGCTTCATGGGCATCACCGGCTTCGCCACCTCCATCCCGCAGTCGGTCGCCCCGCTGGTCGCGTCGGCGATCCTTCTCATCGGGGTCACCGGAGGCCAGAAGAACTACACGCTGCTCTTCCTCGTCGCCGCGGCCCTGGTCCTTCTCGGTGGTCTCGTCATCCTCCGCATCCGCTCCGTCCGCTGA
- a CDS encoding glycoside hydrolase family 32 protein: MTTLSKRRTLIALAAAVGLAAAGVAPAFAEAAPTATQSASIASPSPSPSAGDGRPVYHYAPAQHWMNDPNGLIYTGGKYHLFYQYNPLGNTGGNASWGHAVSTDLAHWTELPIAIPMDATEEVWSGSVVNDESNTSGLGTGGHGPLVAVYTSAVKATGVQRQSIAYSNDSGTTWTKYSGNPVIDIGSHNFRDPKVFWYAPAHEWRMIVALSDQHKAAIYGSPDLKSWTELSEFGPDGVASAVWECPDLFPMQLDGKKDQTKWVLTVNVAGKAEYFVGDFDGKTFTNSEGAYTPPTGSVLNDFEGATYGAGWTTTGTAFGDGPARDTGVTGAIGTGYIDTFHGADAETGTLTSPTFTIDKGYLNFLIAGGNHPYVPGGSTAPPAGEVFQDFEGTSLPGWTGTGAFAGIAPSHETLSGQVGTGVLDTFGSGDASTGTITSPSFTVTHPYIDLLTAGGNHPWGQANPTSVNLVVNGQVVDSVTGNGTPNMDWVHLDASKYVGQQASLQVVDDNDGSTGWGHFMVDEIVFADTIAQPWNTETGVNLLVGGQVVRSATGNDGGGLDWASWDVRDLQGAQAQLQFVDLNTGGWGHLIADEPTLADVPAQSAVQRAHWLDNGHDFYAAVTYNDAPKGQRIAIGWVNNWDYANAIPTSPWRGQQSAPRILSLQTVDGKPRIVQTVAPGIDALAVNRDAQRAKSGPIAGTRALGIGTTTGSARVDAVLTPGTADTFGLQLLRSADGTQSVDLKYDTRTSTLSLDRTHSGNTGFNPAFPVVDSARVALDKGQLNLRIYVDANSIEVFAQDGRVAMTQLVFPDVRSTGIATTATGGTAQLSQLTVTPLAR, translated from the coding sequence ATGACGACACTTTCGAAACGCCGGACACTGATCGCGCTCGCCGCGGCCGTAGGGTTGGCCGCGGCAGGGGTCGCACCCGCATTCGCCGAGGCGGCGCCGACAGCCACGCAGTCCGCGTCTATCGCGTCTCCGTCCCCCTCCCCGTCCGCGGGCGACGGGCGGCCCGTCTACCACTACGCGCCGGCGCAGCACTGGATGAACGATCCCAACGGGCTCATCTACACCGGAGGGAAGTACCACCTCTTCTACCAGTACAACCCGCTCGGGAACACGGGCGGCAACGCGTCGTGGGGGCATGCGGTCAGCACCGACCTCGCGCACTGGACGGAACTGCCGATCGCGATTCCGATGGACGCGACGGAAGAGGTGTGGTCGGGCAGCGTCGTGAACGACGAGTCGAACACGAGCGGACTCGGAACCGGCGGGCACGGCCCGCTCGTCGCGGTCTACACGAGCGCGGTGAAGGCCACCGGCGTGCAGCGCCAGTCCATCGCGTACAGCAACGACAGCGGGACGACGTGGACGAAGTACTCCGGCAACCCCGTGATCGACATCGGCTCGCACAACTTCCGCGACCCGAAGGTGTTCTGGTACGCGCCGGCCCACGAGTGGCGGATGATCGTCGCCCTTTCCGACCAGCACAAGGCCGCGATCTACGGCTCACCGGACCTCAAGAGCTGGACGGAACTCAGCGAGTTCGGCCCCGACGGCGTCGCGAGCGCCGTCTGGGAGTGCCCTGATCTCTTCCCGATGCAGCTCGACGGGAAGAAGGACCAGACGAAGTGGGTCCTGACCGTCAACGTCGCGGGCAAGGCGGAGTACTTCGTCGGCGACTTCGACGGCAAGACGTTCACGAACAGCGAGGGCGCGTACACGCCTCCGACGGGATCCGTGCTGAACGACTTCGAGGGCGCGACCTACGGCGCGGGCTGGACGACGACCGGCACCGCGTTCGGTGACGGCCCCGCGCGTGACACAGGCGTGACCGGGGCGATCGGCACCGGCTACATCGACACGTTCCACGGCGCCGACGCCGAGACCGGCACACTCACCTCGCCCACATTCACGATCGATAAGGGCTATCTCAACTTCCTCATCGCCGGTGGGAACCACCCGTACGTGCCCGGTGGATCCACGGCGCCGCCCGCCGGGGAGGTCTTCCAGGACTTCGAGGGGACATCCCTGCCGGGCTGGACGGGAACGGGAGCCTTCGCCGGCATCGCGCCGTCACACGAGACGCTGAGCGGCCAGGTCGGAACCGGCGTGCTCGACACTTTCGGCAGCGGCGACGCCTCGACAGGGACGATCACTTCGCCGTCGTTCACCGTCACGCATCCGTACATCGACCTGCTCACAGCGGGCGGCAACCACCCCTGGGGCCAGGCGAACCCCACCTCGGTCAACCTCGTGGTGAACGGGCAGGTCGTCGACAGCGTCACCGGCAACGGCACCCCGAACATGGACTGGGTGCACCTGGATGCGTCGAAGTACGTCGGCCAGCAGGCGAGCCTGCAGGTTGTCGACGACAACGACGGCAGCACCGGATGGGGGCACTTCATGGTCGATGAGATCGTGTTCGCCGACACGATCGCACAACCGTGGAACACCGAGACCGGTGTGAACCTCCTCGTAGGCGGGCAGGTCGTGCGCAGTGCGACAGGCAATGACGGCGGAGGCCTCGACTGGGCGAGCTGGGACGTCCGCGACCTGCAAGGCGCGCAGGCGCAGCTGCAGTTCGTCGACCTGAACACGGGCGGATGGGGTCATCTGATCGCCGACGAGCCGACGCTCGCCGACGTACCGGCCCAGAGCGCAGTTCAGCGCGCCCACTGGCTCGACAATGGTCACGACTTCTACGCCGCCGTCACGTACAACGACGCGCCCAAGGGCCAGCGCATCGCGATCGGGTGGGTGAACAACTGGGACTACGCGAACGCGATCCCGACATCTCCGTGGCGTGGACAGCAGTCGGCGCCTCGCATCCTTTCCCTCCAGACGGTGGACGGCAAGCCACGAATCGTGCAGACCGTGGCACCCGGTATCGACGCGCTCGCGGTGAACCGCGACGCGCAGAGGGCGAAGTCGGGGCCGATCGCCGGGACGCGGGCGCTCGGGATCGGCACGACCACGGGATCGGCCCGTGTCGACGCCGTGCTGACGCCGGGTACCGCGGACACGTTCGGACTGCAGCTGCTGCGGTCGGCAGACGGCACGCAGAGCGTGGATCTGAAGTACGACACACGCACCAGCACGTTGAGCCTCGACCGCACGCACAGCGGCAACACGGGCTTCAACCCGGCCTTCCCGGTCGTCGACAGCGCGAGGGTCGCGCTCGATAAGGGGCAGCTGAACCTGCGGATCTACGTGGATGCGAACTCGATCGAGGTCTTCGCGCAGGACGGCCGCGTCGCGATGACGCAGCTCGTGTTCCCGGATGTCCGAAGCACGGGCATCGCGACGACCGCGACAGGTGGCACCGCTCAGCTCTCGCAGCTGACGGTCACGCCGCTCGCGCGCTGA
- a CDS encoding carbohydrate ABC transporter permease, giving the protein MSETRTLITAGRTDDSARRWSVISAVRRRRLSPGGVLVWLALIAFAVFFALPMVWLLLAPTKTAYDLEHTFPFSFGSFAAVGQAWQHLAAFQGGIIYQWFGNSALYAFGGLALSLICSVPAGYGLALTRFRGRKLLLMVTLIVMIMPATTLVIPLFLELNAMRLIGTPLALILPFAFFPFGVYLTYIYFSTSLQRSMLEAARIDGATEVQIFFRIALPLARPIIALVAFFSFVANWQNFFLPYLVMPVSTQQPIQVGLSQLMASSATFNPGGTANLGIESPELALAILLSVIPVLVLFLFAQRSLVAGMFAGGTKG; this is encoded by the coding sequence ATGAGCGAGACGCGCACCCTGATCACGGCCGGTCGGACGGATGACTCTGCGCGCCGCTGGTCCGTCATATCCGCCGTTCGCCGCCGCCGCCTCTCGCCCGGAGGGGTCCTGGTCTGGTTGGCCCTGATCGCCTTCGCCGTGTTCTTCGCGCTGCCGATGGTGTGGCTGCTGCTCGCACCCACGAAGACCGCATACGACCTGGAGCACACCTTCCCGTTCAGCTTCGGATCGTTCGCCGCCGTCGGCCAGGCCTGGCAGCACCTCGCCGCCTTCCAGGGCGGAATCATCTATCAGTGGTTCGGCAACTCCGCCCTGTACGCATTCGGCGGACTCGCCCTGTCGCTGATCTGCAGTGTCCCAGCAGGATACGGGCTCGCGCTCACCCGATTCCGGGGGCGCAAGCTGCTGCTGATGGTGACGCTGATCGTGATGATCATGCCGGCGACCACCCTCGTCATCCCGCTGTTCCTCGAGCTGAACGCAATGAGACTGATCGGTACCCCTCTGGCGCTGATCCTCCCGTTCGCGTTCTTCCCGTTCGGCGTGTACCTCACCTACATCTACTTCTCCACCAGCCTGCAGCGCTCCATGCTCGAGGCGGCCCGTATCGATGGTGCCACCGAGGTGCAGATCTTCTTCCGCATCGCCCTCCCGCTCGCCCGCCCCATCATCGCCCTGGTCGCCTTCTTCAGCTTCGTCGCCAACTGGCAGAACTTCTTCCTCCCCTACCTCGTCATGCCGGTCAGCACGCAGCAGCCCATCCAGGTGGGACTCAGCCAGCTCATGGCCTCGTCCGCGACGTTCAACCCCGGCGGCACGGCGAACCTGGGGATCGAATCACCCGAACTCGCGCTCGCCATCCTGCTGTCGGTCATCCCCGTCCTCGTCCTGTTCCTCTTCGCCCAACGCTCCCTCGTCGCCGGCATGTTCGCCGGCGGCACCAAGGGATAG
- a CDS encoding LacI family DNA-binding transcriptional regulator: MPAATVKRVTAADVARSLGLSRATVGFVLNDTPGQTIPEATRQRVLAEAKRLGYRANTAARALASGRSRIILLVLPDWPLDYSMRSHLDEASLALDEAGYSLVTMTPHPGGQAQPLWETLRPDVVIGMTPFDAGRLEDMRASGVQHIIPPTAAGESGSSGELGYAEGPRLQIEHLLERGRTRLAFAGSPDPRVADLVDQRRALASRTLADHADTAFVADAALTEQNALAIVAEWASIGVDGVVGYNDDIAALVLGAALRTGIRVPDQLAIVGHDDTPVARLLVPSLSSVRIDSAGLGRYLADLALSAATGSPPPSAGPETDAHLVVRETS; the protein is encoded by the coding sequence ATGCCGGCAGCGACCGTCAAGAGGGTTACCGCCGCGGATGTCGCGCGCTCGCTCGGCCTGTCTCGGGCAACGGTCGGCTTCGTCCTCAATGACACTCCCGGGCAGACGATCCCCGAGGCCACCCGCCAGCGGGTGCTCGCGGAGGCCAAGCGCCTGGGCTACCGCGCGAACACGGCCGCGCGAGCGCTCGCCAGCGGCCGGAGTCGCATCATCCTGCTGGTGCTGCCGGACTGGCCGCTCGACTACAGCATGCGCAGCCACCTCGACGAGGCATCGCTCGCACTGGACGAGGCCGGATACTCCCTCGTGACCATGACTCCCCACCCCGGCGGTCAGGCGCAGCCGCTGTGGGAGACGCTCCGGCCCGACGTGGTCATCGGCATGACCCCGTTCGATGCCGGTCGGCTCGAGGACATGCGCGCCAGCGGCGTGCAGCACATCATCCCGCCCACCGCCGCGGGTGAGTCCGGGTCGTCAGGAGAACTCGGCTACGCGGAGGGTCCGCGTCTTCAGATCGAGCATCTCCTCGAACGCGGCCGCACCCGACTCGCTTTCGCCGGCTCCCCCGACCCGCGCGTCGCCGACCTCGTCGATCAACGGCGGGCGCTGGCATCCCGCACACTCGCCGACCACGCGGACACCGCCTTCGTCGCGGATGCTGCCCTCACCGAGCAGAACGCTCTGGCCATCGTCGCCGAATGGGCGAGCATCGGAGTCGACGGCGTCGTCGGCTACAACGACGACATCGCAGCCCTCGTTCTGGGCGCCGCGCTGCGTACCGGCATCCGCGTCCCGGACCAGCTCGCGATCGTCGGCCACGACGACACGCCGGTGGCCCGGCTCCTCGTCCCATCCCTCTCGAGCGTGCGCATCGACAGCGCCGGACTCGGCCGCTATCTGGCCGACCTCGCATTGAGCGCTGCGACCGGCTCACCCCCGCCCTCGGCGGGCCCGGAGACCGACGCCCACCTCGTCGTCCGCGAGACGAGCTGA
- a CDS encoding FadR/GntR family transcriptional regulator gives MPRVETTYAGSPVRRPKRLSTSIADELLRRVVSGAYPVGTPLPAEPLLVAEFDVSRPVVREAVKSLETAGLVSIRQGDGTIVRDRGLWSILDPRVLRVALAYDIGSRLTDDATELRAELECDLLRQAAAHLTEADFAAMREYLETMDTATGLAELGDADHAFHGTYRARAGNELKSSIVKLLVEEMPAPERVRSEPRAMYDGANRDHWAIYNALREGCVDDAVDTLGRHIRERWISAPTTQGHDEALSSPRSG, from the coding sequence ATGCCACGGGTGGAGACCACGTACGCAGGATCACCGGTACGCCGCCCAAAGCGCCTGAGCACGTCGATCGCCGACGAGTTGCTGCGCCGCGTCGTGTCCGGGGCGTACCCCGTGGGCACCCCACTGCCGGCCGAGCCACTGCTCGTCGCGGAGTTCGACGTCAGCCGGCCCGTCGTCCGGGAGGCCGTCAAGTCGTTGGAGACGGCGGGGCTCGTCTCGATCCGCCAGGGCGACGGCACGATCGTGCGAGATCGAGGCCTGTGGAGCATCCTCGACCCCCGAGTCCTGCGCGTCGCCCTCGCCTACGACATCGGCTCACGCCTGACCGACGACGCGACGGAACTGCGCGCCGAACTCGAATGCGACCTCCTCCGGCAAGCCGCCGCGCACCTCACGGAGGCCGATTTCGCCGCCATGCGGGAGTATCTGGAGACGATGGACACCGCCACCGGCCTTGCGGAGCTGGGGGACGCGGACCACGCGTTCCACGGGACCTACCGGGCGAGGGCGGGGAACGAGCTGAAGTCGAGCATTGTGAAGCTGCTCGTCGAGGAGATGCCCGCGCCGGAACGCGTCAGGAGCGAGCCGCGCGCCATGTACGACGGCGCCAACCGCGATCACTGGGCCATCTACAACGCGCTCCGGGAGGGCTGCGTCGATGACGCCGTCGACACCCTCGGGCGCCACATCCGCGAAAGATGGATCTCAGCGCCCACGACGCAGGGTCACGATGAAGCGCTGTCATCACCAAGATCCGGCTGA